TGTAATCACATTATTACATTATTTTTTTTTACATTGTTTCCGGTGCATCTTTAATTGAGTCGATTATGCAATTAGCATTCCACCCTACAATGGTTGCCGCATTTTCTTCAAGGACTTCTGGTACTTCTTCAACACCAATAGGTCTTACAAGTACAATCGGAATGTCATATTTTTTACTTGCATTTAACAAATCATCAAACAGCTCCTTATTGTCGCTGTAAAGACCGGCTAACATTATTATCCTGTCAACTTTTTGGTAAAACTCTTCACCTGCACTAGCATAAGCTCCAGACATGGATTCTTTCCATAGAAAATCAGTTTTAGAATATAATTTTTCGGTAAACTGGCCGTATTCCTTATTTTTATCAAAACCGTTAGTGATTATTAAATTATAAATTTTGTCATCTCTTTCGTCTTCAAACATTTAACCACCTTTGCTTTAAATATAACTCTCCTATTATAAAAATATTTATTAATTTAAAAATTTAAGATTATAATAGAATTATTTAGGAATTATTTTTTATGAAAGCGGC
The window above is part of the Methanobrevibacter sp. genome. Proteins encoded here:
- a CDS encoding nuclease, yielding MFEDERDDKIYNLIITNGFDKNKEYGQFTEKLYSKTDFLWKESMSGAYASAGEEFYQKVDRIIMLAGLYSDNKELFDDLLNASKKYDIPIVLVRPIGVEEVPEVLEENAATIVGWNANCIIDSIKDAPETM